A stretch of DNA from Pseudomonadota bacterium:
CTGACGAAGTCCTTTGGCGACCATGTCCGCCTCCAGGTGGCATCCGGTGCCCGTGTTGATCTGCACCACGCGACAGCCGGTCGCGCGGATGCGTTCGGCATCGTTCACGGTCTCCTGGTCGCCCTCGATGACGCAGATGGGCACGCTGTCGCCGAGGTCGCGGATCGTCCGCTCCAGCAGCGTGGTCTTGCCCGAGCCCGGTGAGCTGACGAGGTTCAGGGCGAGGATGTTCTGCTCCGCGAGCCAGGCGCGGTTTTCGCGGGCGAGCTGGTCGTTCTTGCCCATGATGGCGACTTCCAACGCATGGTTGGCGTCGCCGTGGTGGTGATGCTCATGCGTGTGGGAGTGATCATGATGGTGGTGGTGATCATGGTCATGGTCATGCGCGTGGTCGTGCCCATGGTGATGATGATGGTGCTCGCCGTCGTGCGAATGGGTGTGCCCATCGCGCAGCAGCACCTGACCGCTTTGCAAGTCCGTGACCGTACCCTTCGCCGTTTCCGAGCAGCCGCAAGTTCCGCACATTAGACCGTCTCCATTTCCTTGATCGTCATTTCTTCGCCGGCGATGCAGTCGATCTGCCGGCAGCCGCATGTGCACTGGCCGAAGGGCTTGTCGAGGGCGAACTCGCGCCCGCAGTCCTTGCACCGTCCGCGTCCTGCCACCTCTTCGATCTCGAGCGTCGCGCCCTCAAGCACCGTGTCCTTGGCGCAGATGTCGAAGCAGAAGCGGATGGCATCCGGCATCACCGCGCTGAGGGCGCCGATCTGCAGCGCCACGCGGCGCACCCGTGCCTCACCCGCGTGATCGCTCACGATGGCCACGATGTTTCGGGTGATCCCTAGTTCGTGCATAGCGATCGGATCGATTAGCAGATG
This window harbors:
- a CDS encoding hydrogenase maturation nickel metallochaperone HypA → MHELGITRNIVAIVSDHAGEARVRRVALQIGALSAVMPDAIRFCFDICAKDTVLEGATLEIEEVAGRGRCKDCGREFALDKPFGQCTCGCRQIDCIAGEEMTIKEMETV